The following are from one region of the Sardina pilchardus chromosome 4, fSarPil1.1, whole genome shotgun sequence genome:
- the LOC134079061 gene encoding uncharacterized protein LOC134079061 yields MSASVPAHKSDASVTPDHQLEAPLGQSDAPVTPDNVLEVLLGQSAELSCQLQLPPAVLKDSCIYVQTKDTRKKNPLPMFVTGPEKEVEVIEKVLLYLRRGQEKMEDQSPLYQNRTQYLGGADVKVKLLNVSVSDNNTIFQCVVCLRCWKCERQTEITLRTQTRTDEEGGNGSPTVPVAVAVSVPVLVVVGIVIVICLVCIRKQRSKSDAGANQSSQDAAEGGAIAVVENGVVDTPTEREGNQNQPDESMVMTQSQPNGSVRTTPDQLNGPAEKSQQQQHQHQQQSGSAEKNHQQQQQHQQSGSAEKSQQQHEQHQQSGSAESTAAPEQEPLLRNGHSGGEEDRGGQREQETCL; encoded by the exons ATGTCAGCTTCAGTACCAGCACACAAGTCTGATGCCTCTGTTACCCCAGATCATCAGCTGGAGGCCCCTCTGGGCCAGTCTGATGCCCCTGTGACCCCAGATAACGTGCTGGAAGTGCTGTTAGGCCAGTCTGCAGAGTTGTCCTGCCAGCTACAGCTGCCTCCGGCCGTTCTGAAGGACAGCTGTATTTATGTGCAAACCAAAGACACTCGCAAGAAGAACCCACTGCCTATGTTTGTTACTGGGCCGGAGAAGGAGGTTGAGGTGATTGAGAAAGTGCTTTTATACTTGAGGAGAGGtcaggagaagatggaggaccAGTCCCCGCTGTACCAAAACAGAACGCAATACTTGGGTGGAGCAGACGTCAAGGTGAAGCTTCTGAACGTTTCTGTGAGCGACaacaacaccatctttcagtgtgtggtgtgtctccgCTGCTGGAAATGTGAACGCCAGACAGAGATTACTCTACGGACACAGACAAGGACAGATG AAGAAGGTGGAAATGGGAGCCCTACCGTGCCAGTGGCTGTTGCTGTTTCTGTTCCTGTGCTGGTGGTAGTGGGGATCGTCATCGTGATTTGTTTGGTCTGCATCAGAAAACAGC GTTCTAAATCTGATGCAGGAGCCAATCAAAGCAGTCAAGATGCCGCAGAGGGCGGGGCCATAGCAGTAGTGGAGAATGGAGTAGTggacacacccacagagagagaagggaaccAGAACCAGCCAGATGAGTCGATGGTGATGACCCAGAGCCAGCCAAATGGATCAGTGAGGACGACCCCAGACCAGCTGAATGGACCAGCTGAGaagagccagcagcagcagcaccagcaccagcagcagagtGGATCAGCTGAGAAGAaccatcaacagcagcagcagcaccagcagagtGGATCAGCTGAGAagagccagcagcagcacgAGCAGCACCAGCAGAGTGGATCAGCTGAGAGCACAGCAGCCCCAGAACAGGAGCCTCTACTCAGGAACGGACACAGCGGGGGGGAGGAGGACCGTGGAGGCCAGAGGGAACAGGAGACCTGTCTGTAG